The following are encoded together in the Rhodanobacter soli genome:
- a CDS encoding DNA-3-methyladenine glycosylase 2 family protein: MNELPTLPAPHVCEQARLSRDARFDGLFFTAVSSTGIYCRPVCPAPTPKRENVRYYANAAAAEAAGFRPCLRCRPELAPGNEQWQRGDHVVARALKLIEAGALAEQSLDELALRVGIGARQLRRLFVERIGAPPISVHTTRRLLFAKQLLTETALPVTEVALASGFRSLRRFNAAFAQANRIPPRELRRHPRAAAGAALVLRLGYRPPYAFDALLAFLRTRALPGVEQVDAHSYARVFGPANAPGWLRLSAWPGGEHALQLQLHCPQPTRLLGVVTALRRMFDLDANPQAIADTFRHDAVLGPLVARHPGLRLPGGWDGFEIAVRAILGQQISVAAARTLATRIVQRWGEPLPAAPLPGLERLFPTPAALAQADLREIGLTATRAATISGMAQALLDGRVDFSAEQSLDAFVARWVALPGIGEWTAHYIAMRALGDPDAFPAADLILRREAAADAAPLSTRALTERANAWRPWRAYAVIHLWRGASEAPAPARRKKPEAIA; this comes from the coding sequence ATGAACGAACTGCCCACCCTGCCCGCCCCGCATGTCTGCGAACAGGCCCGACTCAGCCGCGACGCGCGCTTCGACGGGCTGTTCTTCACCGCGGTGAGCAGCACCGGCATCTACTGCCGTCCGGTATGCCCGGCGCCGACGCCGAAGCGCGAGAACGTGCGTTACTACGCGAACGCGGCCGCCGCGGAAGCGGCCGGATTCCGGCCGTGCCTGCGTTGCCGGCCGGAGCTGGCACCTGGCAACGAGCAGTGGCAGCGCGGCGATCATGTCGTGGCGCGCGCGTTGAAGCTGATCGAGGCCGGCGCGCTGGCGGAGCAATCGCTGGACGAACTGGCGCTGCGCGTCGGCATCGGCGCGCGTCAATTGCGCCGCCTGTTCGTCGAGCGCATCGGCGCGCCGCCGATCAGCGTGCACACGACGCGCCGGCTGCTGTTCGCGAAACAGTTGCTGACGGAGACCGCACTGCCGGTAACGGAAGTCGCGCTCGCGTCCGGCTTCCGCAGCCTGCGCCGGTTCAACGCGGCGTTTGCGCAGGCGAACCGCATTCCGCCGCGCGAACTGCGCCGGCACCCGCGCGCGGCGGCCGGTGCGGCGTTGGTGCTGCGGCTCGGCTACCGGCCGCCGTACGCGTTCGACGCGCTGCTCGCGTTCCTGCGCACGCGCGCGCTGCCCGGCGTGGAACAGGTCGACGCGCACAGCTACGCGCGCGTGTTCGGCCCGGCGAACGCGCCGGGCTGGCTGCGCCTGAGCGCGTGGCCGGGCGGCGAGCATGCGTTGCAGCTGCAACTGCATTGCCCGCAGCCGACGCGGCTGCTCGGCGTGGTGACGGCGCTGCGGCGGATGTTCGACCTGGACGCGAACCCGCAGGCGATCGCGGACACGTTCAGGCACGACGCCGTGCTCGGCCCGCTGGTCGCGCGCCACCCCGGCCTGCGCCTGCCCGGCGGCTGGGACGGTTTCGAGATCGCGGTGCGCGCGATCCTCGGCCAGCAGATCAGCGTGGCGGCGGCGCGCACGCTGGCGACGCGCATCGTGCAGCGCTGGGGCGAACCGCTGCCGGCCGCGCCGCTGCCGGGGCTGGAGCGGCTGTTCCCGACGCCGGCCGCGCTGGCGCAGGCGGACCTGCGCGAGATCGGCCTGACCGCGACGCGCGCCGCGACGATCAGCGGCATGGCGCAGGCGCTGCTGGACGGCCGCGTGGATTTCAGCGCGGAGCAATCGCTGGATGCGTTCGTGGCGCGCTGGGTCGCGCTGCCCGGCATCGGCGAATGGACGGCGCATTACATCGCGATGCGCGCGCTGGGCGACCCGGACGCGTTCCCGGCGGCGGACCTGATCCTGCGCCGCGAAGCGGCAGCGGACGCCGCGCCGCTCAGCACGAGAGCGCTGACCGAACGCGCGAACGCGTGGCGCCCGTGGCGCGCGTACGCGGTCATCCATCTGTGGCGCGGCGCATCGGAAGCGCCGGCGCCGGCACGCCGGAAAAAACCGGAGGCGATCGCATGA
- a CDS encoding YybH family protein, with the protein MPRRTGLLLLPLWIACAPAAFAASPPPAADKPACEVWQRELSFARSVQRHDAAAFAGHVMADAIFDANTPQPTRGLAAVRQHWAAFIAGKTQRVDWYPQQVVASGDGTLAYSSGAYLFENLAPGAKPHYVTGRFATVWRRAGDGAWRVAFDGGDAGKPASDADVAAFHAGRQPDCPAAASMN; encoded by the coding sequence ATGCCACGCCGAACCGGGTTGTTGCTGTTGCCGTTATGGATCGCCTGCGCGCCCGCCGCGTTCGCGGCCTCGCCGCCGCCCGCCGCGGACAAGCCGGCGTGCGAGGTCTGGCAGCGCGAGTTGTCGTTTGCGCGGAGCGTGCAGCGGCATGACGCGGCGGCATTCGCCGGGCACGTCATGGCGGACGCGATCTTCGACGCGAACACGCCGCAGCCGACGCGCGGACTGGCCGCGGTGCGGCAGCACTGGGCCGCGTTCATCGCGGGCAAGACGCAGCGGGTGGACTGGTACCCGCAGCAGGTCGTGGCGTCGGGCGACGGCACGCTGGCGTACTCCAGCGGCGCGTACCTGTTCGAGAACCTGGCGCCGGGCGCGAAGCCGCACTACGTGACCGGCCGGTTCGCGACGGTGTGGCGCCGCGCCGGCGACGGCGCCTGGCGCGTCGCGTTCGACGGCGGCGATGCCGGCAAGCCGGCGAGCGACGCGGATGTCGCCGCGTTCCATGCCGGCCGCCAGCCCGATTGCCCGGCCGCCGCAAGCATGAATTGA
- a CDS encoding cytochrome b yields the protein MKAASNTFTLAARVLHWLMAAMILAMLFIGVGMVASVSERHAWLLAIHKPLGIAILILAVVRLAVRLRHPPPPLPADLPALQKLAALASHWLLYFLMLAMPLIGWAMLSAGGYPVMLGTSLRLPPIFPTSPVAFAVLRHLHTGFAMLLFLTFLAHMAAALYHGLIRRDGVLSSMLGRR from the coding sequence ATGAAGGCCGCCTCGAACACGTTCACGCTCGCCGCGCGCGTGCTGCACTGGCTGATGGCCGCCATGATCCTGGCGATGCTGTTCATCGGCGTCGGCATGGTGGCGTCCGTCTCCGAGCGGCACGCATGGCTGCTCGCGATCCACAAGCCGCTCGGCATCGCGATCCTGATCCTGGCCGTGGTGCGGCTGGCGGTGCGCCTGCGCCATCCGCCGCCGCCCTTGCCGGCGGACCTGCCTGCGCTGCAGAAACTGGCGGCGCTGGCGTCGCACTGGCTGCTGTATTTCCTGATGCTGGCGATGCCGCTGATCGGCTGGGCGATGCTGTCGGCCGGCGGCTATCCGGTGATGCTCGGCACGTCGCTGCGGCTGCCGCCGATCTTCCCGACCAGCCCGGTCGCGTTCGCCGTACTGCGCCACCTGCACACCGGGTTCGCAATGCTGCTGTTCCTGACGTTCCTGGCACACATGGCGGCGGCGCTGTATCACGGCCTGATCCGCCGCGACGGCGTGCTGTCGAGCATGCTCGGGCGGCGTTGA
- a CDS encoding catalase family peroxidase, with protein MHDPVPPDSPARRIGSWALIAAAVGVAAVSFGYVGGWLAPQRLTPARLVNQFQDNAGTFAGYRRNHAKGVCVTGYFDSNGRAQAYSMAQVFAPGRTPVVGRFAIPGSNPYAPDSSVPIRSMALRFTQANGQQWRTGMNSMPVFPVATPQAFFAQLQAQQPDPATGKPDPAKVAAFFAAHPETAAFRAWAKTAKPSASFATESYWGLNAFVFVDANGKRQPVRWRMAPEAVDAGAAVKSGDADYLAADLDERLAHGPLRWHLQVTLANPGDPTNDATKTWPDDRRTIDAGTLVLERAEPQDSGPCRDINYDPLVLPAGIAASDDPLLPARSAAYADSYLRRTSEEAHLPGSATPSAETKR; from the coding sequence ATGCACGATCCCGTTCCACCGGATTCACCCGCGCGCCGGATCGGCTCGTGGGCGCTGATCGCCGCCGCGGTTGGCGTCGCCGCGGTTTCCTTCGGCTATGTCGGCGGCTGGCTGGCGCCGCAGCGGCTCACCCCGGCGCGGCTGGTGAACCAGTTCCAGGACAACGCCGGCACGTTCGCCGGCTACCGCCGCAACCATGCGAAGGGCGTCTGCGTGACGGGTTATTTCGACAGCAATGGCCGGGCCCAGGCGTACTCCATGGCGCAGGTGTTCGCGCCCGGGCGCACGCCGGTGGTCGGCCGCTTCGCGATCCCCGGCAGCAACCCGTACGCGCCGGATTCCAGCGTGCCGATCCGCAGCATGGCGCTGCGCTTCACCCAGGCGAACGGGCAGCAATGGCGCACCGGAATGAACAGCATGCCGGTGTTCCCGGTCGCCACGCCGCAGGCGTTCTTCGCGCAACTGCAGGCGCAGCAGCCGGACCCGGCCACCGGCAAGCCGGACCCGGCGAAGGTGGCCGCGTTCTTCGCCGCGCATCCGGAAACGGCCGCGTTCCGCGCCTGGGCGAAGACGGCGAAGCCGTCCGCCAGCTTCGCGACCGAGAGCTACTGGGGCCTTAACGCGTTCGTGTTCGTCGACGCGAACGGCAAACGCCAGCCGGTGCGCTGGCGCATGGCGCCGGAAGCAGTCGACGCCGGCGCTGCGGTCAAGAGCGGCGACGCGGACTACCTGGCGGCGGACCTGGACGAACGCCTGGCGCACGGCCCGCTGCGCTGGCACCTGCAGGTGACGCTCGCGAACCCCGGCGACCCGACGAACGACGCGACGAAGACGTGGCCGGACGACCGCCGCACGATCGACGCCGGCACCCTGGTGCTGGAACGTGCCGAGCCGCAGGACAGCGGCCCCTGCCGCGACATCAACTACGACCCGCTGGTGCTGCCGGCCGGCATCGCCGCGTCCGACGACCCGCTGCTGCCCGCGCGCTCGGCCGCGTATGCAGACTCGTACCTGCGCCGCACCAGCGAGGAAGCCCACCTGCCCGGCAGCGCCACGCCCTCGGCGGAGACGAAACGATGA
- the hutU gene encoding urocanate hydratase: MNAPTRIDTTRTIRAPRGTELSCKSWLSEAPFRMLQNNLDPEVAENPAELVVYGGIGRAARNWECFDAILKALRELEDDETLLVQSGKPVGVFRTHADAPRVLIANSNLVPHWATWEHFNELDRKGLMMYGQMTAGSWIYIGSQGIIQGTYETFVEMGRQHYAGNLKGKWLLTAGLGGMGAAQPLAASLAGMCSLNIECQQSRIDFRLKTRYVDEQASSLDDALARIEKYTKAGEAKSIALLGNAADVLPELVRRGVRPDAVTDQTSAHDPINGYLPQGWTLEQWFERRKADPVGTSRAAKLSMKTHVEAMLAFHALGIPTFDYGNNIRQMAQDVGCENAFAFPGFVPAYVRPLFCRGIGPFRWVALSGDPEDIYKTDQKVKELIPDDAHLHNWLDMAKERISFQGLPARICWVGLGLRDKLGLAFNEMVRNGELKAPVVIGRDHLDSGSVASPNRETESMKDGSDAVSDWPLLNAMLNVAGGATWVSLHHGGGVGMGYSQHSGIVIVCDGTAEADKRIARVLWNDPGTGVMRHADAGYEIAVECAKEQGLKLPMV; the protein is encoded by the coding sequence ATGAACGCACCCACCCGCATCGACACCACCCGCACCATTCGCGCACCGCGCGGCACCGAGCTTTCCTGCAAGAGTTGGCTCAGCGAGGCGCCGTTCCGCATGCTGCAGAACAACCTCGATCCGGAGGTGGCGGAGAACCCGGCCGAGCTGGTGGTGTACGGCGGCATCGGGCGGGCGGCGCGCAACTGGGAGTGCTTCGACGCGATCCTGAAAGCGTTGCGCGAACTGGAGGACGACGAGACCCTGCTGGTGCAGTCCGGCAAGCCGGTCGGCGTGTTCCGCACGCATGCCGACGCACCGCGCGTGCTGATCGCCAACTCCAACCTGGTGCCGCACTGGGCCACCTGGGAGCACTTCAACGAGCTCGATAGGAAAGGCCTGATGATGTACGGCCAGATGACTGCCGGCTCGTGGATCTACATCGGCTCGCAGGGCATCATCCAGGGCACCTACGAGACCTTCGTCGAGATGGGCCGCCAGCACTACGCCGGCAACCTCAAGGGCAAGTGGCTGCTCACCGCCGGCCTCGGCGGCATGGGCGCGGCGCAGCCGCTGGCCGCCTCGCTGGCTGGCATGTGCAGCCTCAACATCGAATGCCAGCAGAGCCGCATCGACTTCCGCCTGAAGACCCGCTACGTCGACGAGCAGGCCAGCAGCCTTGACGACGCGCTGGCGCGCATCGAGAAATACACGAAGGCGGGCGAGGCGAAATCCATCGCGCTGCTCGGCAACGCCGCCGACGTGCTGCCGGAACTCGTGCGCCGCGGCGTGCGCCCCGACGCCGTCACCGATCAGACCAGCGCGCACGACCCGATCAACGGCTACCTGCCGCAGGGCTGGACGCTGGAGCAGTGGTTCGAACGCCGCAAGGCCGACCCGGTCGGCACCTCGCGCGCCGCCAAGCTGTCGATGAAAACCCACGTGGAGGCGATGCTCGCGTTCCACGCGCTGGGCATCCCCACCTTCGACTACGGCAACAACATCCGCCAGATGGCGCAGGACGTCGGCTGCGAAAACGCGTTCGCGTTCCCCGGCTTCGTGCCCGCCTACGTGCGCCCGCTGTTCTGCCGCGGCATCGGCCCGTTCCGCTGGGTCGCGCTATCCGGCGACCCGGAAGACATCTACAAGACCGACCAGAAAGTGAAGGAGCTGATCCCCGACGACGCCCACCTGCACAACTGGCTCGACATGGCGAAAGAGCGCATCAGCTTCCAGGGGTTGCCTGCGCGTATCTGCTGGGTGGGGCTGGGCCTGCGCGACAAGCTGGGGCTGGCGTTCAACGAGATGGTGCGCAACGGCGAGCTGAAAGCGCCGGTGGTGATTGGGCGCGATCACCTCGACTCCGGCAGCGTTGCTTCACCCAACCGCGAAACCGAATCCATGAAGGACGGCAGCGACGCCGTGTCCGACTGGCCGCTGCTCAACGCTATGCTCAATGTCGCTGGTGGGGCGACGTGGGTTTCGCTGCATCATGGCGGCGGGGTGGGGATGGGGTACTCGCAGCATTCCGGGATCGTGATCGTCTGTGACGGCACGGCTGAGGCGGACAAGCGGATTGCGCGGGTGTTGTGGAACGATCCGGGGACTGGCGTGATGCGGCATGCGGATGCGGGGTATGAGATTGCGGTGGAGTGTGCGAAGGAGCAGGGGTTGAAGTTGCCGATGGTTTGA
- a CDS encoding aspartate/glutamate racemase family protein, with product MKTIGLIGGMSWESTMHYYQRINELVAARLGGLHSARLLLWSVEFAEIARLQHADDWDAAGRILAGAARRLEHAGAEGLLICANTMHRVAPAVEAAVSVPVLHLADITAHALLADGHRSAALLGTRFTMAQPFYRERLERHGLSISVPTSEEQDALHQIIFDELVKGRIEPASRERFITIMRRMHTAGAQAVILGCTEFGMLLRAEDAPDIPRVDTTELHCQAAVGWMLA from the coding sequence ATGAAAACTATCGGGCTGATCGGTGGCATGAGCTGGGAATCCACCATGCACTACTATCAGCGCATCAACGAGCTGGTTGCCGCACGCCTGGGCGGCCTGCACTCGGCCAGGTTGTTGCTGTGGAGTGTCGAGTTTGCCGAGATCGCGCGCTTGCAACACGCCGATGACTGGGATGCGGCCGGCCGCATCCTCGCAGGTGCCGCGCGCCGGCTGGAACACGCCGGGGCCGAAGGCCTGTTGATCTGCGCCAACACGATGCATCGGGTGGCGCCTGCGGTCGAGGCGGCCGTCAGCGTTCCGGTGCTGCACCTTGCCGACATTACCGCCCACGCCTTGCTGGCCGACGGCCACCGCAGCGCCGCGTTGCTCGGCACCCGCTTCACCATGGCCCAGCCGTTCTACCGCGAGCGGCTGGAACGCCACGGCCTGTCCATCAGCGTGCCGACATCGGAAGAACAAGACGCGCTGCACCAAATCATCTTCGATGAGCTGGTGAAGGGGCGCATTGAACCGGCATCGCGCGAACGTTTCATCACGATCATGCGCCGGATGCACACCGCGGGCGCGCAGGCGGTGATCCTCGGCTGCACCGAGTTCGGCATGCTGCTGCGCGCAGAGGACGCGCCAGACATCCCTCGCGTCGACACAACCGAACTCCACTGCCAGGCCGCCGTGGGTTGGATGCTCGCGTAA
- a CDS encoding alpha/beta hydrolase, which yields MNALVYIAAGAGPHPVVILLHGFPGNERNLDLAQDMRRAGWDVLYFNYRGSWGTPGDFSFAHSIEDTGAAIAYLRQPEVARSLRLDPNRIVLIGHSMGGFMTVEAAAADPAIKAFATISAADMSGRMQAMLAMEKRSDAIAAMAHGLAEEGMAPLAGCTPDGLAKELADHAMSWLFLDKVDALKNRNALILTADDGLTRENNAFAAALRNAGDTHVTTRYFATDHAYSDKRIELSHVVLAWLKGLPK from the coding sequence ATGAACGCATTGGTGTACATCGCCGCGGGGGCGGGTCCCCATCCGGTGGTGATCCTGCTGCACGGGTTTCCCGGCAACGAGCGCAACCTCGATCTGGCGCAGGACATGCGACGCGCCGGTTGGGATGTCCTGTACTTCAATTACCGCGGTTCGTGGGGCACGCCGGGCGACTTCTCGTTCGCGCACAGCATCGAGGATACCGGAGCCGCGATCGCCTACCTGCGCCAGCCGGAGGTAGCCAGGTCGTTGCGACTGGATCCAAACCGCATCGTGCTGATCGGCCACAGCATGGGCGGCTTCATGACCGTCGAGGCCGCTGCGGCGGATCCCGCGATCAAAGCCTTCGCCACCATTTCGGCCGCCGACATGTCCGGGCGCATGCAAGCCATGCTGGCGATGGAAAAGCGCTCCGACGCGATCGCCGCCATGGCCCACGGACTGGCCGAAGAAGGCATGGCGCCGCTGGCGGGATGCACACCAGACGGGCTGGCCAAGGAGCTGGCGGACCATGCCATGAGCTGGCTGTTCCTGGACAAGGTGGATGCGCTGAAAAACCGCAACGCGCTGATCCTCACGGCCGACGACGGCCTCACCCGGGAGAACAACGCCTTCGCCGCTGCCTTGCGCAACGCCGGCGACACGCACGTGACCACCCGGTATTTCGCCACCGACCACGCCTATTCGGACAAGCGCATCGAGCTGTCACACGTGGTGCTGGCGTGGCTAAAGGGGCTGCCGAAATAA